A DNA window from Streptomyces bacillaris contains the following coding sequences:
- the argJ gene encoding bifunctional glutamate N-acetyltransferase/amino-acid acetyltransferase ArgJ, with product MSVTAAQGFSAAGVAAGIKESGNPDLALVVNHGPRRAAAGVFTSNRVKAAPVLWSEQVLKGGAVTAVVLNSGGANACTGPKGFQDTHATAEKVAEVLEGHSAGEVAVASTGLIGILLPMDKLLPGIEQAAAALSEHGGEKAAIAIKTTDTVHKTAVAGGDGWTVGGMAKGAGMLAPGLATMLVVLTTDADVPAPQLDAALREATRTTFDRVDSDGCMSTNDTVLLLASGASGITPEQEAFAEAVRAVCDDLARQLIGDAEGASKDIRIEVINAATEDDAVEVGRSIARNNLLKCAIHGEDPNWGRVLSAIGTTQAAFEPDQLNVAINDVWVCKNGGVGEDRDLVDMRYREVRITADLAAGTESAVIWANDLTADYVHENSAYSS from the coding sequence GTGAGCGTCACGGCAGCACAGGGATTCTCGGCGGCGGGCGTCGCCGCGGGGATCAAGGAGAGCGGTAACCCGGACCTGGCCCTCGTGGTCAACCACGGGCCGCGTCGCGCCGCCGCGGGCGTCTTCACCTCCAACCGCGTCAAGGCCGCTCCCGTGCTCTGGTCGGAGCAGGTCCTCAAGGGCGGCGCGGTCACCGCCGTCGTCCTCAACTCCGGTGGCGCCAACGCCTGTACGGGCCCCAAGGGGTTCCAGGACACCCACGCCACGGCCGAGAAGGTGGCCGAGGTGCTGGAGGGCCACAGCGCGGGCGAGGTCGCCGTCGCCTCCACCGGGCTCATCGGCATCCTGCTCCCCATGGACAAGCTCCTCCCGGGCATCGAGCAGGCCGCCGCCGCCCTCAGCGAGCACGGCGGCGAGAAGGCCGCCATCGCCATCAAGACCACCGACACCGTCCACAAGACCGCCGTCGCGGGCGGCGACGGCTGGACCGTCGGCGGCATGGCCAAGGGCGCCGGAATGCTCGCCCCGGGCCTCGCCACCATGCTCGTCGTCCTCACCACCGACGCCGACGTGCCCGCCCCGCAGCTGGACGCCGCCCTCCGCGAGGCCACCCGGACCACCTTCGACCGGGTCGACTCCGACGGCTGCATGTCCACCAACGACACCGTGCTGCTCCTCGCCTCCGGCGCCAGCGGCATCACCCCGGAGCAGGAGGCGTTCGCCGAGGCCGTACGGGCCGTCTGCGACGACCTCGCCCGGCAGCTCATCGGGGACGCCGAGGGCGCCTCCAAGGACATCCGGATCGAGGTGATCAACGCGGCCACCGAGGACGACGCCGTCGAGGTCGGCCGGTCCATCGCCCGTAACAACCTCCTCAAGTGCGCCATCCACGGCGAGGATCCCAACTGGGGCCGTGTCCTCTCCGCGATCGGCACGACGCAGGCGGCCTTCGAGCCGGACCAGCTCAACGTCGCCATCAACGACGTCTGGGTCTGCAAGAACGGCGGTGTGGGCGAGGACCGCGACCTCGTCGACATGCGCTACCGGGAGGTCAGGATCACCGCCGACCTCGCCGCCGGTACCGAGTCCGCCGTCATCTGGGCCAACGACCTCACCGCGGACTACGTCCACGAGAACAGCGCGTACAGCTCATGA
- a CDS encoding deoxyxylulose-5-phosphate synthase, translating to MATARTSYVCLACRASYKQPYDRTRQRSCPRCAEPLIHAGSAFAPPRRRDTAAWRTLTVLLNAGVGFHKSCCGGPGYRPRTLREVRERMTYAERSGEPVARALVRYDVS from the coding sequence ATGGCCACCGCGAGAACCTCGTACGTCTGCCTCGCCTGCCGGGCGTCGTACAAGCAGCCCTACGACCGGACGAGGCAGCGGAGTTGCCCGCGCTGCGCGGAGCCGCTGATCCACGCGGGCTCGGCGTTCGCCCCGCCCCGCCGACGGGACACGGCGGCCTGGCGGACGCTCACCGTGCTGCTGAACGCCGGCGTCGGCTTCCACAAGAGCTGCTGCGGTGGCCCCGGTTACCGCCCCCGGACACTGCGGGAGGTCCGTGAACGGATGACGTACGCCGAGCGCAGCGGCGAACCGGTCGCCAGGGCCCTGGTGCGCTACGACGTGTCCTGA
- a CDS encoding argininosuccinate synthase, translated as MTERVVLAYSGGLDTSVAIGWIAEETGAEVIAVAVDVGQGGEDLDVIRKRALACGAVEAEVADAKDEFAEEYCLPAIKANALYMDRYPLVSALSRPTIVKHLVAAAKKHNAGIVAHGCTGKGNDQVRFEAGISALGPDLKCIAPVRDYAMTRDKAIAFCEEKNLPIATTKKSPYSIDQNVFGRAVETGFLEDIWNAPIEDIYEYTSNPATPREADEVVISFKEGVPVAIDGRPVTVLQAIQQLNERAGAQGIGRIDMVEDRLVGIKSREVYEAPGAIALITAHQELENVTVERELARYKRQVEQRWGEMVYDGLWFSPLKRALDGFINEANQHVTGDIRMTLHAGRAVVTGRRSEESLYDFNLATYDSGDTFDQSKAQGFIEIFGLSSKIAAKRDLQA; from the coding sequence GTGACCGAGCGCGTCGTACTCGCCTACTCGGGCGGCCTGGACACCTCCGTCGCCATCGGCTGGATCGCCGAGGAGACGGGCGCCGAGGTCATCGCCGTTGCCGTGGACGTCGGCCAGGGCGGCGAGGACCTGGACGTCATCCGCAAGCGCGCGCTCGCCTGCGGTGCCGTCGAAGCCGAGGTCGCGGATGCCAAGGACGAGTTCGCCGAGGAGTACTGCCTCCCGGCGATCAAGGCCAACGCCCTCTACATGGACCGCTATCCGCTGGTCTCGGCGCTCTCCCGGCCGACCATCGTCAAGCACCTCGTCGCCGCCGCCAAGAAGCACAACGCCGGGATCGTGGCCCACGGCTGCACCGGCAAGGGCAACGACCAGGTCCGCTTCGAGGCCGGTATCTCCGCGCTCGGCCCCGACCTCAAGTGCATCGCCCCGGTCCGGGACTACGCGATGACCCGGGACAAGGCCATCGCCTTCTGCGAGGAGAAGAACCTCCCGATCGCCACCACCAAGAAGTCCCCGTACTCCATCGACCAGAACGTCTTCGGACGGGCCGTCGAGACGGGCTTCCTGGAGGACATCTGGAACGCGCCGATCGAGGACATCTACGAGTACACCTCCAACCCCGCCACCCCGCGCGAGGCCGACGAGGTCGTCATCTCCTTCAAGGAGGGCGTCCCGGTCGCCATCGACGGCCGGCCCGTCACCGTCCTCCAGGCGATCCAGCAGCTCAACGAGCGGGCCGGCGCCCAGGGCATCGGCCGGATCGACATGGTCGAGGACCGGCTCGTGGGCATCAAGTCCCGTGAGGTGTACGAGGCGCCCGGCGCGATCGCGCTGATCACCGCCCACCAGGAGCTGGAGAACGTCACCGTCGAGCGCGAGCTGGCCCGCTACAAGCGGCAGGTCGAGCAGCGGTGGGGCGAGATGGTCTACGACGGCCTCTGGTTCTCCCCGCTCAAGCGGGCCCTGGACGGCTTCATCAACGAGGCCAACCAGCACGTCACCGGCGACATCCGGATGACCCTGCACGCGGGCCGCGCCGTCGTCACCGGCCGGAGGTCCGAGGAGTCGCTCTACGACTTCAACCTCGCCACCTACGACTCGGGCGACACCTTCGACCAGTCCAAGGCGCAGGGCTTCATCGAGATCTTCGGCCTCTCCTCGAAGATCGCCGCAAAGCGTGATCTGCAGGCATAG
- a CDS encoding DUF5997 family protein, with product MTSHKTAQTMKPATAAKKLGVYLQATPAEFQEGAVSRTELNALQTDPPAWLVELRRTGPHPRPVVAAKLGISIAGLARGGVTDALTTEQINALKAEMPEWLQKERATQAEVRKEAARIKERNAERAARSN from the coding sequence ATGACGTCGCACAAGACCGCCCAGACCATGAAGCCCGCCACCGCGGCGAAGAAGCTGGGTGTGTACCTCCAGGCCACCCCCGCCGAGTTCCAGGAGGGTGCCGTCTCCCGCACCGAGCTGAACGCCCTCCAGACCGACCCGCCCGCCTGGCTCGTCGAGCTGCGCCGCACCGGGCCGCACCCCCGTCCCGTCGTCGCCGCGAAGCTCGGCATCTCCATCGCGGGGCTGGCCCGCGGCGGGGTCACCGACGCCCTCACCACCGAGCAGATCAACGCCCTCAAGGCCGAGATGCCCGAGTGGCTCCAGAAGGAGCGGGCGACCCAGGCGGAGGTCCGCAAGGAGGCCGCCCGCATCAAGGAGCGCAACGCGGAGCGGGCCGCCCGGTCGAACTGA
- a CDS encoding acetylornithine transaminase yields MTTGTGTGTEAAGLTARWQGVLMDNYGTPRLPLVRGEGAHVWDEDGTRYLDFVGGIAVNALGHAHPAVVEAVSTQVASLGHVSNLFIAEPPVALAERLLQLFGRQGRVFFANSGAEANEAAFKIGRLTGRTHLVATDGGFHGRTMGALALTGQPGKQEPFRPLPGDVTHVPYGDVDALRAAVTTDTALVIIEPVQGENGVVVPPKGYLEAAREITRATGTLLVLDEVQTGIGRCGQWFEHQAHQGVEPDIVTLAKGLGGGLPIGATVAFGPAADLLKPGHHGTTFGGNPVACAAGLAVLDTLAADGVLDQVKRLGEKIRDGVEALGHPLVSHVRGSGLLLGIVLTGPLAPQVQQAAQGAGLLVNAPAPDVVRLMPPLIIGDAEVDAFLEILPGALDAAHGDGRSGA; encoded by the coding sequence ATGACGACCGGCACCGGAACCGGAACCGAGGCCGCGGGACTCACCGCGCGCTGGCAGGGCGTGCTGATGGACAACTACGGCACCCCCCGGCTGCCCCTCGTCCGTGGCGAGGGCGCCCATGTCTGGGACGAGGACGGCACCCGCTACCTCGACTTCGTCGGCGGCATCGCGGTCAACGCCCTCGGCCACGCGCACCCGGCCGTCGTCGAGGCCGTCTCCACCCAGGTGGCCTCCCTCGGCCATGTGTCGAACCTCTTCATCGCGGAGCCGCCGGTCGCCCTCGCGGAGCGGCTGCTCCAGCTCTTCGGCCGCCAGGGCCGGGTCTTCTTCGCCAACTCCGGCGCGGAGGCCAACGAAGCCGCGTTCAAGATCGGCCGGCTGACCGGGCGCACCCACCTGGTCGCCACCGACGGGGGCTTCCACGGCCGGACGATGGGCGCCCTCGCGCTGACCGGCCAGCCGGGGAAGCAGGAGCCGTTCCGGCCGCTCCCCGGTGATGTCACCCATGTCCCCTACGGGGACGTGGACGCCCTGCGCGCGGCCGTCACCACCGACACCGCCCTGGTGATCATCGAGCCGGTCCAGGGCGAGAACGGGGTCGTCGTCCCGCCCAAGGGCTACCTGGAGGCCGCCCGCGAGATCACCCGCGCCACCGGCACGCTCCTCGTCCTGGACGAGGTGCAGACCGGGATCGGGCGCTGCGGCCAGTGGTTCGAGCACCAGGCCCACCAGGGCGTCGAGCCGGACATCGTCACCCTCGCCAAGGGGCTCGGCGGCGGGCTGCCGATCGGCGCGACCGTCGCCTTCGGCCCGGCCGCCGACCTGCTGAAGCCCGGCCACCATGGCACCACCTTCGGCGGCAACCCGGTCGCCTGCGCCGCCGGACTCGCCGTCCTGGACACCCTCGCGGCCGACGGCGTGCTCGACCAGGTCAAGCGGCTCGGGGAGAAGATCCGCGACGGCGTGGAGGCGCTGGGACACCCGCTGGTCTCCCATGTCCGCGGGAGCGGCCTGCTGCTGGGTATCGTGCTCACCGGACCCCTCGCACCGCAGGTGCAGCAGGCGGCCCAGGGAGCCGGCCTCCTGGTGAACGCGCCCGCCCCCGATGTCGTACGGCTCATGCCGCCGCTGATCATCGGTGACGCGGAGGTGGACGCGTTCCTGGAGATCCTGCCGGGCGCTCTCGACGCGGCACACGGGGACGGACGATCCGGAGCATGA
- a CDS encoding LysR family transcriptional regulator substrate-binding protein: MTGSDTPSSFRLAYVPGVTPTKWVRVWHERLPGTPLELVQVPPADAGRLLADGGAEAGLVRLPVDRDILSAIPLYTETTVVVIPKDHAATAAEEVTLPDLADEIVLHPLDDVLDWETLPGRPAIERPATTADAIELVAAGVGVLLVPQSLARLHHRKDLTYRPVPEAPESRVALSWPQEEPTPDLVEEFIGIVRGRTVNSTRGRAAQQPTAKTKPQPKRSGKPAPGGKQQGKQTAKQPGSGRRAGAPKGGRTAGKRGKPRGR, from the coding sequence GTGACAGGCTCGGACACACCCTCATCCTTCCGGCTCGCGTACGTACCCGGCGTGACGCCCACCAAGTGGGTGAGGGTCTGGCACGAGCGGCTGCCCGGCACCCCGCTGGAACTGGTCCAGGTCCCCCCGGCCGACGCGGGCCGGCTGCTGGCGGACGGCGGTGCGGAGGCCGGACTCGTACGGCTCCCGGTCGACCGGGACATCCTCAGCGCGATCCCCCTCTACACCGAGACGACGGTCGTGGTGATCCCCAAGGACCACGCCGCCACGGCCGCGGAGGAGGTCACGCTCCCCGACCTGGCCGACGAGATCGTCCTGCACCCGCTCGACGACGTCCTGGACTGGGAGACCCTCCCCGGCCGCCCCGCGATCGAACGCCCGGCCACCACGGCGGACGCGATCGAGCTGGTGGCGGCGGGCGTGGGCGTCCTCCTGGTCCCGCAGTCCCTGGCCCGCCTGCACCACCGCAAGGACCTCACCTACCGCCCGGTCCCGGAGGCCCCCGAGTCCCGCGTCGCCCTGTCGTGGCCGCAGGAGGAGCCCACGCCCGATCTGGTGGAGGAGTTCATCGGCATCGTCCGGGGGCGCACGGTCAACAGCACCCGGGGCCGCGCGGCCCAGCAGCCGACGGCGAAGACCAAGCCCCAGCCGAAGCGCTCCGGCAAGCCGGCCCCCGGCGGAAAGCAGCAGGGCAAGCAGACCGCCAAGCAGCCCGGCTCCGGCCGCCGCGCGGGCGCCCCCAAGGGCGGCAGGACGGCAGGCAAGCGCGGGAAGCCGCGAGGGCGGTAG
- a CDS encoding L,D-transpeptidase family protein, producing MRRPLLTLAVLLALATGSLGAAPADTPPPLPYRLADTGGGSQLITAEAPDTGSTTGTVTWWERRGGRWVEKGSAPARFGANGLAEGASREQGTSTTPTGLYDLPYAFGIEDAPAGTRYPYRKVNDDSWWCQDNASRAYNRWVEPRPDHCRADEAEQLVTYGTQYARALVIGFNYDRPVRGRGAGIFLHVNGRGATAGCVSVPAEAMAEILAWVRPERRPHIAVGTSSGPTAITRY from the coding sequence ATGCGCCGACCTCTGCTGACCCTCGCCGTCCTCCTCGCCCTGGCCACCGGCTCCCTCGGGGCCGCGCCCGCCGACACCCCGCCGCCGCTCCCGTACCGGCTGGCGGACACCGGCGGTGGTTCGCAGCTGATCACGGCCGAGGCCCCCGACACCGGCTCGACCACCGGCACGGTGACCTGGTGGGAGCGGCGCGGGGGCCGGTGGGTGGAGAAGGGCTCGGCCCCCGCGCGGTTCGGGGCGAACGGGCTGGCCGAGGGGGCGAGCCGGGAGCAGGGCACCAGCACCACGCCGACGGGGCTGTACGACCTGCCGTACGCGTTCGGCATCGAGGACGCCCCGGCGGGGACGCGGTATCCGTACCGCAAGGTGAACGACGACTCGTGGTGGTGCCAGGACAACGCCTCGCGCGCGTACAACCGCTGGGTGGAGCCCCGGCCGGACCACTGCCGGGCGGACGAGGCCGAGCAGCTGGTCACGTACGGGACGCAGTACGCCCGCGCGCTGGTGATCGGTTTCAACTACGACCGTCCGGTACGCGGCCGGGGCGCCGGGATCTTCCTGCACGTGAACGGGCGCGGGGCGACGGCGGGTTGTGTCTCGGTCCCGGCGGAGGCCATGGCGGAGATCCTGGCCTGGGTGCGGCCGGAGCGGCGGCCGCACATCGCGGTCGGGACCTCGTCGGGCCCGACCGCGATCACGCGGTACTGA
- a CDS encoding peptidoglycan-binding domain-containing protein: MRAMTRTLVSAATAVGIAAGTLAGAGASFAATPAQQAPAVSAQQVAPLAVVNLGLSNAQAKEVQRWLKRSWGYTGTIDGQLGTNSWKAFQRFLKSAAGYNDSIDGIVGPNTIKALQYWLKRAYGYTGAIDGIAGPGTQAAFKRFADAR, from the coding sequence ATGCGCGCCATGACGAGGACACTGGTGAGTGCCGCCACCGCCGTGGGCATCGCGGCCGGAACGCTCGCGGGGGCGGGTGCGAGCTTCGCCGCGACGCCGGCTCAGCAGGCACCGGCGGTCAGCGCCCAGCAGGTCGCGCCGCTCGCGGTCGTCAACCTCGGCCTGAGCAACGCACAGGCCAAGGAGGTGCAGCGCTGGCTCAAGCGCTCCTGGGGTTACACCGGCACGATCGACGGCCAGCTGGGGACCAACAGCTGGAAGGCCTTCCAGCGGTTCCTGAAGTCGGCCGCCGGCTACAACGATTCCATCGACGGGATCGTCGGCCCCAACACGATCAAGGCGCTGCAGTACTGGCTGAAGCGGGCGTACGGCTACACCGGCGCCATCGACGGCATCGCCGGTCCGGGCACTCAGGCGGCGTTCAAGCGGTTCGCCGACGCCCGCTGA
- the argB gene encoding acetylglutamate kinase, giving the protein MTTARKHTALPKAQTLIEALPWLTRHHGKTVVIKFGGNAMIDEELKAAFAQDVVFLRHAGLKPVVVHGGGPQISAQLDKQGLVSEFKAGLRVTTPEAMDVVRMVLAGQVQRELVGLLNQHGPLAVGMTGEDAHTITATQHRPTIDGESVDIGRVGEITAIDTGAIQALLDDGRIPVVSSIARSADDHHVYNVNADTAAAALAAALNAETLMVLTDVEGLYEDWPNSDDVISRLTASELEKLLPELSSGMVPKMQGCLHAVRNGVETARVIDGRVQHSILLEIFTDEGIGTMVVPDAPIAVHTGPEQFELGES; this is encoded by the coding sequence ATGACGACGGCGCGGAAGCACACCGCACTCCCGAAGGCGCAGACCCTCATCGAGGCGCTGCCCTGGCTGACCCGGCACCACGGCAAGACCGTCGTCATCAAGTTCGGCGGCAACGCCATGATCGACGAGGAGCTGAAGGCCGCGTTCGCCCAGGACGTCGTCTTCCTGCGCCACGCCGGCCTCAAGCCCGTCGTCGTGCACGGCGGCGGGCCCCAGATCAGCGCCCAGCTCGACAAACAGGGCCTGGTCAGCGAGTTCAAGGCCGGGCTGCGCGTCACCACGCCCGAGGCGATGGACGTCGTACGGATGGTCCTCGCCGGACAGGTCCAGCGCGAACTGGTCGGCCTCCTCAACCAGCACGGCCCCCTCGCCGTCGGCATGACCGGCGAGGACGCCCACACCATCACCGCCACCCAGCACCGGCCCACCATCGACGGCGAGTCCGTCGACATCGGCCGGGTCGGGGAGATCACCGCCATCGACACCGGGGCCATCCAGGCGCTCCTGGACGACGGCCGCATCCCGGTCGTCTCCTCCATCGCCCGCTCCGCCGACGACCACCACGTCTACAACGTCAACGCCGACACCGCGGCCGCCGCGCTCGCCGCGGCCCTGAACGCCGAGACGCTGATGGTCCTCACGGACGTCGAGGGGCTGTACGAGGACTGGCCCAACAGCGACGACGTGATCAGCCGGCTCACCGCGAGCGAGCTGGAGAAGCTGCTGCCCGAGCTGTCCAGCGGCATGGTCCCCAAGATGCAGGGCTGCCTCCACGCCGTACGCAACGGCGTCGAGACCGCCCGCGTCATCGACGGCCGGGTGCAGCACTCGATCCTGCTGGAGATCTTCACCGACGAGGGCATCGGCACGATGGTCGTGCCCGACGCTCCCATCGCCGTACACACAGGGCCTGAACAGTTCGAACTGGGGGAATCATGA
- a CDS encoding Fic family protein produces MIVDLAPRFLSWDDVDPARHAFDDTTVEESVRSLGPARCVPVRPDIPFGDRAMSERSHGEAGSWADAMSYALVQRYGRWAVGWRWAHDEGDFDGGPVGSWCCPRDSITTPEETLTRVVAALREWRGWLECLADWFEAYPLDPDDLEDQRPLWECTARNLILQVVDRTGCGSGWHGHCRQVLTWFLSHWGVAPEAARGLVDAAVDGRFHSWTGPDTAVVDDVAERLALSLRPDGGGTRSDAPVPDHLRRWLAVRGSVPWHEIPDSGADGPVVPVRDGAAEDIRAFDGAIAPARAEGMLAALKLLRADAARGARLDHTLLSSWQQHVLGTPEPPPFRRSPAFAKAGRERYGIGPETPALLDACLAESAADTGHPLGLTARAARSYLDICFFHPFDDGNARSAFLALVFVLAREGIALDSVGLLRRVTFEADAPKDPLTLVRYIDVHLVETWRGSDGRACSVAG; encoded by the coding sequence ATGATCGTTGACCTGGCGCCCCGTTTCCTGAGCTGGGACGACGTGGACCCCGCCCGCCACGCGTTCGACGACACGACCGTGGAGGAGTCGGTGCGCTCGCTCGGTCCGGCCCGGTGTGTGCCCGTCCGCCCGGACATCCCCTTCGGTGACCGGGCGATGAGCGAGAGGAGTCACGGTGAGGCCGGGTCCTGGGCCGATGCCATGTCGTACGCCCTGGTCCAGCGCTACGGCCGCTGGGCCGTCGGGTGGCGCTGGGCGCACGACGAGGGGGATTTCGACGGCGGGCCGGTGGGGAGCTGGTGCTGCCCGAGGGACTCGATCACCACTCCGGAGGAGACGCTCACCCGGGTCGTCGCGGCTCTGCGCGAGTGGCGCGGGTGGCTGGAGTGCCTTGCCGACTGGTTCGAGGCCTACCCGCTGGATCCGGATGACCTCGAAGACCAGCGGCCCTTGTGGGAGTGCACGGCCCGGAACCTGATCCTGCAGGTCGTCGACCGGACCGGGTGCGGCAGCGGCTGGCACGGCCACTGCCGCCAGGTGCTCACGTGGTTCCTCAGCCATTGGGGGGTCGCCCCCGAGGCGGCACGAGGCCTGGTCGACGCGGCGGTCGACGGGCGGTTCCACAGCTGGACCGGCCCGGACACGGCGGTGGTCGACGACGTCGCGGAGCGACTCGCGCTGTCCCTGCGGCCGGACGGCGGCGGTACGCGCTCGGACGCGCCGGTTCCGGACCACTTGCGGCGCTGGCTCGCGGTACGCGGATCGGTCCCGTGGCACGAGATCCCGGACAGCGGTGCGGACGGGCCGGTGGTGCCTGTCCGCGACGGCGCGGCCGAGGACATCCGCGCCTTCGACGGCGCCATCGCCCCGGCCCGCGCGGAGGGCATGCTCGCCGCCCTGAAGCTGCTCCGGGCCGACGCGGCACGCGGAGCGCGGCTCGACCACACGCTGCTCAGCAGCTGGCAGCAGCACGTCCTGGGCACCCCGGAACCCCCACCGTTCCGCAGGTCGCCCGCCTTCGCGAAGGCGGGCCGGGAGCGCTACGGCATCGGGCCGGAGACACCCGCCCTTCTCGACGCGTGCCTGGCCGAGAGCGCCGCGGACACCGGCCACCCCCTCGGCCTGACCGCCCGCGCGGCCCGGTCCTATCTCGACATCTGCTTCTTCCACCCCTTCGACGACGGCAACGCCCGGTCAGCCTTCCTCGCCCTCGTCTTCGTCCTCGCCCGCGAGGGCATCGCACTCGACAGCGTCGGCCTCCTGCGCCGCGTCACCTTCGAGGCCGACGCTCCCAAGGACCCGCTGACCCTCGTCCGTTACATCGATGTCCACCTTGTCGAGACCTGGCGCGGCAGCGACGGCCGGGCCTGCTCGGTAGCGGGGTGA
- a CDS encoding arginine repressor — MTEAQETEHGGPSVPQTRTARHRRIVDILNRQPVRSQSQLAKLLADDGLSVTQATLSRDLDELGAVKIRNTGGELIYAVPSEGGFRTPQAPLGGSAKEERMRRLSAELLISAEASANLVVLRTPPGAAQFLASAIDQAELHDILGTIAGDDTLMLISRDPHGGQALADHLLRLAQNDR, encoded by the coding sequence ATGACCGAGGCGCAGGAGACCGAGCACGGCGGACCGTCCGTGCCGCAGACCCGCACCGCCCGCCACCGCCGGATCGTGGACATCCTGAACCGGCAGCCGGTCCGCTCGCAGAGCCAGCTGGCCAAGCTCCTCGCCGACGACGGGCTGAGCGTCACCCAGGCGACGCTCTCCCGCGACCTCGACGAGCTGGGCGCGGTCAAGATCCGCAACACCGGCGGCGAGCTGATCTACGCGGTGCCCAGCGAGGGCGGCTTCCGCACCCCGCAGGCCCCGCTCGGCGGCTCGGCCAAGGAGGAGCGGATGCGCCGGCTCTCGGCCGAACTGCTCATCTCGGCCGAGGCCTCGGCCAACCTGGTGGTGCTCCGCACGCCGCCGGGCGCCGCCCAGTTCCTCGCCTCGGCCATCGACCAGGCCGAACTGCACGACATCCTCGGCACCATCGCGGGCGACGACACGCTGATGCTCATCAGTCGCGACCCCCACGGTGGCCAGGCCCTCGCCGACCATCTGCTGAGGCTCGCTCAGAACGACCGCTGA
- the argC gene encoding N-acetyl-gamma-glutamyl-phosphate reductase, whose amino-acid sequence MVVRAAVAGASGYAGGELLRLLLAHPGVEIGALTGHSNAGQTLGSLQPHLRLLADRVLEPTTAEVLAGHDVVFLALPHGQSAAVAEQLGDEVLVVDMGADFRLKDAGDWETFYGSPHAGTWPYGLPELPGGRDALAGVKRIAVPGCYPTAVSLALFPAYEAGIAEPEAVVVAASGTSGAGKAAKPHLLGSEVMGNMTPYGVGGGHRHTPEMIQNLSAAAGRPVTVSFTPTLAPMARGILATCSAKATPGVSAEGLRAVYEKAFADEPFVDLLPEGQWPATASVYGSNAVQVQVAYDPAAGRIVVVAAIDNLAKGTAGGALQSMNIALGLPEGTGLSTIGVAP is encoded by the coding sequence ATGGTGGTACGCGCAGCGGTCGCAGGAGCGAGCGGATACGCCGGTGGTGAGCTGCTGCGACTTCTGCTCGCGCACCCCGGGGTCGAGATCGGGGCGCTCACCGGGCACTCCAACGCGGGCCAGACCCTCGGCTCGCTCCAGCCGCATCTGCGGCTGCTGGCCGACCGGGTGCTGGAGCCCACCACCGCCGAGGTGCTCGCCGGGCACGACGTCGTCTTCCTGGCGCTCCCGCACGGGCAGTCCGCCGCCGTCGCCGAGCAACTCGGGGACGAGGTGCTCGTGGTCGACATGGGGGCCGACTTCCGGCTCAAGGACGCGGGGGACTGGGAGACGTTCTACGGGTCCCCGCACGCCGGGACCTGGCCCTACGGGCTGCCCGAGCTGCCGGGCGGGCGGGACGCGCTCGCCGGGGTGAAGCGGATCGCCGTGCCGGGGTGCTATCCGACCGCCGTCTCGCTCGCGCTCTTCCCGGCGTACGAGGCCGGTATCGCCGAGCCGGAGGCCGTCGTCGTCGCCGCGTCCGGGACCTCCGGGGCAGGCAAGGCGGCCAAGCCGCATCTGCTCGGCTCCGAGGTGATGGGCAATATGACCCCGTACGGCGTCGGCGGCGGCCACCGCCACACGCCCGAGATGATCCAGAACCTCAGCGCCGCCGCCGGCCGGCCGGTCACCGTCTCCTTCACGCCCACCCTCGCCCCCATGGCGCGCGGCATCCTCGCCACGTGCAGCGCGAAGGCCACGCCGGGCGTGAGCGCGGAGGGCCTGCGGGCGGTGTACGAGAAGGCGTTCGCGGACGAGCCGTTCGTCGACCTCCTGCCCGAGGGGCAGTGGCCCGCCACGGCCTCCGTGTACGGCTCCAACGCCGTCCAGGTCCAGGTCGCGTACGACCCCGCCGCCGGGCGGATCGTCGTCGTCGCGGCCATCGACAACCTCGCCAAGGGCACCGCGGGCGGCGCCCTCCAGAGCATGAACATCGCCCTCGGGCTCCCCGAGGGCACAGGTCTCTCGACGATCGGAGTCGCACCGTGA